The following proteins come from a genomic window of Enterococcus gilvus ATCC BAA-350:
- a CDS encoding BspA family leucine-rich repeat surface protein, with protein sequence MKKNLLGTICLCAILGFLIHDTSYAKANTLEYVSEEKISAPTSTSNAQSSTTQTSEEHPETQTSSSEANIQVEDTLEPARQEKASVVTDSWGTTTWVFDPASGKLSFTTGGMLGETASSPWNRTDAKKIDPTQVKVIAFTQPIEAPVNSSFLFSKEQETNAAPVTLSNCSRFEGIENLSTSRVSSMKGMFYNMNNLEALDVSHFRTANVTNMNMLFRYCYKLKSMDLSNFVTTNVTNMAQMFDFNQSLETVTVSSFDTSKVSDMRWMFYKNFALTTLDISNFDMRQKPNMHRMFVEDGSLRTFILGPNFRVNGYTTDLPAITQSGYTGNWKKIDGQTVGTTSEFLNNYDGTNPGTYVWETSVDPLDPSDGNQRSLVLTAVPTAFDFQTELKPKSYRLSQNLTNQAVEIYNDRLARDWSVKASVLNNQLTLENALNEYLPISSFKINQVELTGTGNQGIIAQSVTDKTLSNNVGVMKQPISQASIDFQDENGRLKASNTLKATINYQLYNTPNAD encoded by the coding sequence ATGAAAAAAAATCTATTAGGGACGATTTGTTTATGTGCGATTTTGGGTTTTCTAATTCACGATACGAGTTATGCGAAGGCTAATACTCTCGAGTACGTATCGGAAGAGAAGATAAGCGCACCCACTTCAACAAGCAATGCACAATCATCAACGACTCAAACAAGCGAGGAGCATCCAGAAACGCAGACGAGTTCTTCAGAGGCGAACATACAGGTAGAAGACACGTTGGAACCAGCAAGACAGGAAAAAGCATCGGTAGTCACTGATTCATGGGGGACAACCACATGGGTATTTGATCCTGCCAGTGGAAAGCTCTCATTTACCACTGGAGGAATGCTGGGCGAGACCGCAAGCTCTCCTTGGAACCGTACGGATGCGAAAAAAATTGATCCCACTCAGGTAAAAGTAATTGCGTTTACCCAACCGATTGAAGCACCAGTAAATTCATCGTTTCTATTTTCTAAAGAACAAGAGACTAATGCGGCACCTGTAACACTATCAAATTGTAGTCGTTTCGAGGGGATAGAGAACCTTTCTACCAGTAGAGTCAGTTCGATGAAGGGGATGTTCTACAATATGAACAATCTTGAAGCGCTAGACGTTTCGCATTTTAGAACCGCTAACGTAACGAATATGAACATGCTTTTCAGATACTGTTATAAATTAAAAAGTATGGATCTTTCTAATTTCGTGACGACTAATGTGACAAATATGGCGCAAATGTTTGATTTCAATCAGAGTTTAGAAACAGTCACTGTCAGTAGTTTTGACACAAGCAAGGTTTCCGATATGCGCTGGATGTTCTACAAAAATTTTGCGTTGACCACATTGGATATTTCGAATTTTGATATGCGACAGAAGCCAAATATGCACCGTATGTTCGTCGAAGATGGCAGTCTGCGGACGTTTATTCTAGGTCCAAATTTTCGAGTGAACGGCTATACGACAGACTTGCCAGCAATCACGCAATCTGGATATACAGGAAATTGGAAAAAAATTGATGGACAAACAGTCGGGACGACCTCGGAATTTTTAAACAACTATGATGGAACGAATCCGGGCACCTATGTTTGGGAAACCTCCGTTGACCCCCTTGATCCATCAGACGGGAATCAGCGAAGCCTAGTATTGACAGCTGTTCCCACTGCTTTTGATTTTCAGACAGAGCTAAAACCAAAATCGTATCGTCTTTCGCAGAATCTAACAAACCAAGCTGTTGAAATCTACAATGATCGATTGGCACGTGATTGGAGCGTAAAAGCTTCCGTTTTAAATAATCAACTAACACTTGAAAACGCGTTGAACGAATATTTGCCTATCTCTTCTTTTAAGATCAATCAAGTAGAACTAACGGGTACAGGAAATCAAGGAATCATTGCGCAGTCAGTGACGGATAAAACGTTGTCCAACAATGTAGGTGTGATGAAGCAGCCGATCTCACAAGCTTCTATTGATTTCCAGGATGAGAATGGCCGGTTAAAGGCGTCGAATACGTTGAAAGCCACAATTAATTACCAGTTATACAATACGCCAAATGCGGATTAA
- a CDS encoding WxL domain-containing protein gives MKIKKILISIFLLGSLVVQITVFADGSLEEKSTPIEVKIKPKELYLTKIAPLDFGKQEQQTDAFVLRPKEDFTVQVIDKRGSKGDWSLYYQFELFKNEKKQVLPTSVILGAGTLTTKDQSNKTDIYRSYKADSNSQQSKALLVKTKVSELNMQYEYRIRKENIMLTVPKNTPVGSYQAEQKLLLIEEPKIE, from the coding sequence ATGAAAATTAAAAAAATACTTATCAGTATTTTTTTACTAGGATCATTGGTTGTGCAAATAACTGTTTTCGCTGATGGGTCCTTAGAAGAAAAAAGTACCCCGATAGAAGTAAAAATCAAACCAAAAGAGCTCTATTTAACAAAGATAGCCCCACTAGATTTCGGGAAACAGGAACAGCAAACCGATGCATTTGTTTTGAGACCCAAGGAAGACTTTACTGTTCAAGTGATAGATAAACGTGGCTCGAAAGGCGATTGGTCTCTATACTATCAATTCGAACTGTTTAAAAATGAAAAAAAACAAGTGTTGCCGACGAGTGTGATTCTTGGGGCAGGGACATTGACCACAAAAGATCAGTCCAACAAAACAGATATTTATCGTTCCTACAAGGCAGATAGTAATAGTCAACAATCAAAAGCTCTTTTAGTCAAAACAAAGGTTTCAGAGCTAAATATGCAGTATGAGTATCGGATCAGAAAAGAGAACATCATGTTGACTGTACCGAAAAACACGCCTGTAGGCAGTTATCAAGCAGAACAAAAACTATTATTGATAGAAGAACCAAAAATCGAGTAA
- a CDS encoding DUF916 and DUF3324 domain-containing protein, which produces MRNKWSKFFFLAAVILAAMLVGSPTKAAQSEDVGFNIQMIPATNQIDRTQSYFDLRMQPNQKQTVYVKITNTSAEEANYAINVNQAYTNDQGFIDYTTNKTPSKKKTPFSIDKIANYDKKISLKGQSSIQVPITLTMPKEKFDGQILSGIQVTRLDEDKSGQINNRYGYVLGLKLTETDTPVKRDLQLKEVFPKAMFGKPAIVAKLSNPTMDAYGHLKYTVEIKDKQTAKKIIQKTYDSDMQMAPNSTYDFAIEYKENDRLPSGQYVLDLTITDAKKNKWTFNRSFEVSDKQVDKVNSLSVGENQKTPIWIYIIGILIVLLVIGGIILIMRKRKQKKGIE; this is translated from the coding sequence ATGAGAAATAAATGGAGTAAATTTTTCTTTTTGGCAGCGGTCATTCTTGCTGCAATGCTTGTAGGAAGTCCGACAAAAGCAGCTCAGTCGGAAGATGTAGGATTCAACATTCAAATGATACCAGCAACGAATCAAATCGATCGTACACAATCTTATTTTGATTTACGGATGCAGCCAAATCAGAAACAAACAGTGTATGTAAAAATCACGAATACCTCCGCTGAAGAAGCGAATTATGCGATCAACGTAAATCAAGCATATACAAACGATCAAGGCTTTATTGACTATACGACTAACAAAACACCGTCAAAAAAGAAGACGCCTTTTTCGATTGATAAGATTGCGAACTACGACAAAAAAATTTCATTGAAAGGGCAATCCTCTATACAAGTACCCATTACACTTACGATGCCTAAAGAAAAATTTGATGGTCAGATTCTATCCGGTATTCAGGTAACACGCCTAGATGAGGATAAAAGTGGACAAATCAATAATCGTTATGGGTATGTGTTGGGGTTAAAGCTCACAGAGACAGATACTCCTGTCAAACGCGACTTGCAATTGAAAGAAGTGTTTCCAAAAGCAATGTTCGGAAAACCTGCGATTGTAGCGAAATTGTCAAATCCGACAATGGATGCGTATGGTCATTTAAAGTATACTGTCGAAATCAAAGATAAACAGACTGCTAAGAAAATTATCCAAAAAACCTATGATAGCGACATGCAAATGGCACCTAATTCGACTTACGATTTTGCAATTGAGTACAAGGAAAATGATCGCTTACCTTCAGGACAGTATGTCTTGGATCTGACAATAACAGACGCAAAGAAGAATAAATGGACCTTTAACCGATCATTTGAGGTATCAGATAAGCAAGTGGACAAAGTAAACAGTCTTTCAGTTGGGGAGAATCAAAAAACACCTATATGGATCTACATCATCGGAATTTTGATAGTACTTCTTGTAATTGGTGGAATCATTCTCATAATGAGAAAGAGAAAACAGAAAAAGGGAATAGAGTAA
- a CDS encoding isopeptide-forming domain-containing fimbrial protein, protein MLKMNWKKGVTILTTFATLLSQGVSGSIALAETLSDNETSELRWEQDSTSKDALELSDKDQTISLISDNTEDSTIDVLIPADVELNLSETQAQNKGKSSVEYNQNSRELKVTFDKNKTTDRNAALVLKAANKNDFKNVKLVAKSTRNDGKEYRSKALNLSNATSSPDSSSEEAQDGSDDSEDGQPAITEKTSAEPKKETTETTTKKERNRPQVRAGNRNVDLDISPASETVLSGQDATYTLNFKVTGNQTNYTNAKITVDIPKEYDLNQDLSELAIAGVTPTRDGATGQLVYTFDSIAAGQAYTTNIKLKTMNGTTPDGTVITLTSNFSATEFSGKAESKATVTVNAKSTLSTSKAYISTIGTDGKEKKDPPTGGDSSVWNIKVNASQKNPGLVYFKEGSKITIKDTIPSGITYVSDDANGSYDKASNTVTWTFDAPTYEVQKNAVESLFSKEINLKTKFNADVNEFATFENKVSAEGTDISDKPVTSSSSAQIITGPSDPNEPIDPSGQYFLNSHDGPPDGNGNTSLNTGKNYDPTVYDTALLGFNFTARPWTVASPKKDFTKYDMTYDIDPNLNLDSLNFSGYVSYQPYAGYPGNGDATKLSSEPKADISLVIDGKEKQIIKNSIIWDNGKNNMSHSALGLKDGEHVSQIKIHFTNAPAGMNSNGFYPKFTIKKGFTGTVTNKVHYDVAGYNVAGDAVSWDNESVVDDVTNRTGLRTAEVVPTPPAATPIAKSAISFDKDKNGIVDAGKNRISGSFAADKASPLPLNKSLSSTALLPVGVKIDEKNPEYRLANANGWDDATTDGKNTNGTIKIISNDYNGTKRQLVQITWNDSKMYGGQSFKYGFNTIIDKTAPTPLRMDTYGFSGDAKISVPSGAATLTDSYLQTDTDDINGNGNTTEPRVLSSNQYRMIKENKVDTTKLVKGDQDKAFSKFGHASPGGKIDYQLTMKNTGSSIGTFAMMDVLPSVGDLGITDNVSRDSKFAPIMTGPISLPGEWNGKVTIKYSEATNPKRDDLDKLVDYPSTTQHLENPAGAQLPQWKTADQVSDWSKIHSFIVTLDDGKWTSGAAITLNFSMKAPDNLTKNLTDKSKDEKTRAAWNSFAYTADNSQVVEPERVGVVVNATEPIIHKDVEDKQHLELTNRDQAFNWHVNAEFGDSAAAWTQASIVDQINPVFTINSVKVADETGKDVTANGTVTTDKNKVVFNLNKKENSFSYLSGHTYTMTINTVIGKDVTDEQLAPYIKDGGIPNQADLNFGNEGDVIHSEKPNVIPPEETPDIHKDVENKQHLDLSKRDQAFDWYVNTKFGNTTASWTQASIVDQINPLLTINSVKVADESGKDVTANGTLTTDKNKIVFSINKKDDSFTYLAGHTYTMTINTVIGKDVTDEQLAPYIKDGGIPNQADLNFGNKGDVIHSEIPTVTPPKENQDIHKDVEDKQHLDLTNRDQAFNWHVNAAFGNTTASWTQASIVDQINTVFTINSVKVKDETGKDVTANGTLTTDKNKIVFDINKKDDSFTYLAGHTYTMTINTVIGKDVTDEQLAPYIKDGGIPNQADLNFGNKGDVIHSEKPTVIPPKENPDIHKDIEEKQHLDLAKGDQAFDWHVNTKFGNTTASWTQASIVDQINPLLTINNVKVKDETGKDVTENGTLTTDKNKIVFDINKKDDGYTYLAGHTYTMTITTVIGKDVTDEQLAPYIKDGGIPNQADLNFGNEGDVIHSEIPTVTPPKEVPDIHKDVENKQHVDLTNRDQAFDWHVNTKFGNTTASWTQASIVDQINPLLTINSVKVVDENGKDVTKNGVITTDKNKIVFNIHKKDDSFTYLAGHTYTMTINTVIGKDVTDEQLAPYIKDGGIPNQADLNFGNEGDVIHSEVPTVIPPKEDPDIHKDVEDKQHLDLAKRDQAFDWHVKTAFGNTTASWKQASIVDQINPLLTINKVKVVDENGKDVTENGKLTTDKNKIVFDINKKDDSFTYLAGHTYTMTINTVIGKDVTDEQLAPYIKDGGIPNQADLNFGNDGDVIHSEIPTVTPPEEVPDIHKDVEDKQQLTLTNRDQDFNWHVNVTFGNTTASWKEAKIVDQIDPLLTINSIKVFDEKGKDVTSNGEISTESNKVVFNAIKKDGSFAYLAGHTYTMTINTVISKDVTNEQLAPYIKNGGIPNQADLVFGNGKDVIHSEVPKVVPPKDTPKEPKTPSNGSNTPGNGTGRNYDPDNSGTQKHLPQTNDLASNPLVIIAGLVLVAAAVWISISRYKLKK, encoded by the coding sequence ATGTTAAAAATGAATTGGAAAAAGGGGGTTACGATACTCACTACTTTTGCGACACTATTGAGTCAAGGAGTGAGCGGTTCGATCGCATTGGCGGAAACACTCTCTGATAATGAAACAAGCGAGCTTCGATGGGAACAAGACTCCACATCCAAAGATGCCCTAGAATTATCAGACAAAGATCAAACCATTTCTCTAATCAGCGACAATACTGAGGACAGCACAATCGACGTTTTAATACCCGCAGATGTTGAACTTAATCTGAGCGAAACTCAAGCACAGAACAAAGGTAAAAGTTCTGTTGAGTACAATCAAAACTCCCGCGAGTTAAAGGTTACGTTTGACAAAAATAAAACGACCGATAGAAACGCTGCACTTGTATTAAAAGCTGCAAACAAAAACGACTTCAAAAATGTAAAATTAGTCGCAAAATCCACTCGAAATGATGGAAAAGAGTATCGTTCAAAAGCGTTAAATCTCTCTAACGCCACCTCTTCACCTGATTCATCCTCAGAAGAAGCCCAAGATGGGAGTGATGATTCTGAAGATGGTCAGCCAGCGATAACAGAAAAAACAAGCGCTGAACCAAAAAAAGAAACAACAGAAACAACAACGAAAAAAGAAAGAAACAGACCACAAGTCAGAGCCGGAAACAGAAACGTCGATTTAGACATTTCTCCTGCCTCTGAAACAGTTTTATCTGGTCAAGATGCAACTTATACTCTTAACTTTAAAGTCACTGGGAATCAAACAAATTACACAAATGCAAAAATCACTGTTGATATTCCAAAAGAATATGATTTGAATCAAGACTTGTCAGAGCTTGCCATCGCAGGTGTCACACCTACGAGAGATGGTGCTACTGGCCAACTCGTTTATACTTTTGATTCGATTGCTGCTGGTCAAGCCTACACAACGAACATCAAATTAAAAACGATGAACGGAACCACCCCTGATGGTACAGTAATTACGCTAACTTCAAACTTTAGCGCTACTGAATTCTCAGGAAAAGCAGAATCAAAAGCAACAGTTACTGTAAATGCGAAATCTACCTTATCAACTTCAAAAGCTTATATTTCAACAATCGGTACTGATGGGAAAGAGAAGAAAGATCCTCCAACAGGCGGTGATTCTTCGGTATGGAATATTAAAGTAAATGCATCGCAAAAAAATCCTGGATTGGTTTATTTCAAAGAAGGGTCAAAAATAACGATCAAAGATACTATTCCTTCTGGAATAACTTATGTTAGTGACGATGCGAATGGTTCGTATGATAAAGCCAGCAATACTGTTACCTGGACTTTTGATGCACCAACATATGAAGTGCAAAAAAATGCTGTAGAATCATTATTCAGCAAAGAAATCAATCTTAAAACAAAATTTAATGCTGATGTTAATGAATTTGCTACGTTTGAAAACAAAGTGTCAGCAGAAGGTACCGATATTAGTGATAAACCTGTTACTTCGTCTAGTTCGGCACAAATTATTACTGGACCAAGTGATCCCAACGAACCGATTGATCCTTCAGGTCAGTACTTTTTAAATAGTCACGATGGACCTCCAGATGGAAATGGTAATACTTCATTGAATACTGGTAAAAACTATGATCCGACTGTTTATGATACTGCGCTATTAGGTTTTAACTTCACTGCTAGACCATGGACAGTCGCTAGCCCTAAAAAAGATTTTACAAAATATGATATGACATATGATATTGATCCAAACCTAAATCTAGATTCTTTAAATTTCTCTGGCTACGTAAGTTACCAACCTTATGCAGGCTATCCAGGTAACGGAGATGCTACTAAACTTTCTTCAGAGCCTAAAGCTGATATTTCATTGGTCATTGATGGAAAGGAGAAACAAATAATTAAAAATTCTATCATTTGGGACAATGGAAAAAATAATATGTCTCACAGTGCATTAGGATTAAAAGATGGAGAACATGTATCACAGATAAAAATTCATTTTACTAATGCTCCAGCAGGTATGAATTCTAATGGATTTTATCCGAAATTTACTATTAAAAAAGGATTCACTGGAACAGTAACCAATAAAGTCCATTACGATGTCGCAGGATATAACGTTGCTGGCGATGCAGTATCATGGGATAACGAGAGTGTTGTCGATGATGTTACCAATCGGACCGGATTGAGGACAGCAGAGGTAGTCCCTACCCCACCTGCAGCTACTCCAATCGCTAAATCAGCGATTAGTTTTGATAAAGATAAAAATGGAATCGTTGATGCTGGTAAAAATCGTATTTCAGGATCATTTGCAGCGGATAAAGCTTCTCCTCTTCCATTAAACAAGTCACTTTCATCAACTGCTCTGTTACCAGTAGGAGTTAAAATTGATGAAAAGAATCCAGAATACCGATTAGCAAATGCGAATGGTTGGGATGATGCAACAACGGATGGAAAAAATACAAACGGCACCATAAAAATTATCTCTAATGATTACAATGGAACAAAACGTCAATTAGTCCAAATTACTTGGAATGACTCAAAAATGTATGGTGGTCAAAGTTTTAAATATGGTTTTAATACGATCATTGATAAAACTGCTCCTACTCCACTAAGAATGGATACGTACGGATTTTCAGGTGATGCGAAAATCTCAGTTCCTTCAGGGGCTGCTACTTTGACAGACTCATATCTTCAAACGGATACGGACGATATCAATGGGAACGGAAACACAACGGAACCTCGCGTACTTTCTTCCAATCAATATCGAATGATCAAAGAAAACAAAGTAGACACGACAAAATTAGTCAAAGGAGATCAAGACAAAGCGTTCTCTAAATTTGGTCATGCCAGTCCAGGTGGGAAAATTGATTATCAATTAACCATGAAAAACACAGGCTCTTCAATTGGCACTTTTGCTATGATGGACGTCCTCCCATCTGTAGGCGATTTAGGAATTACAGATAATGTCAGTCGTGATAGTAAATTCGCACCAATTATGACAGGTCCTATCTCACTTCCTGGTGAATGGAATGGAAAAGTGACGATCAAGTACAGTGAAGCTACGAATCCTAAACGAGATGATCTAGATAAATTAGTCGACTACCCTTCTACTACACAACATCTAGAAAATCCAGCCGGTGCACAATTGCCGCAATGGAAAACAGCCGATCAAGTATCTGATTGGTCGAAGATCCATTCATTTATCGTTACGCTAGATGATGGAAAATGGACTTCTGGTGCAGCAATCACATTGAACTTTTCAATGAAAGCACCAGACAACTTAACAAAGAATTTAACGGACAAATCAAAAGATGAAAAGACACGTGCAGCGTGGAATTCATTTGCCTATACAGCGGACAATTCACAAGTCGTGGAACCAGAACGTGTAGGTGTTGTCGTAAATGCAACAGAACCAATTATTCATAAAGATGTTGAAGACAAACAACATTTGGAATTGACCAATCGTGACCAAGCCTTCAACTGGCACGTGAATGCTGAATTTGGTGACAGTGCAGCAGCATGGACACAAGCCAGCATCGTCGACCAAATCAACCCTGTTTTTACTATCAACAGCGTAAAAGTAGCGGATGAAACAGGCAAAGATGTCACAGCAAACGGTACAGTAACAACAGATAAGAACAAAGTTGTCTTTAATTTGAACAAAAAAGAGAACAGCTTCTCTTACCTATCTGGTCATACGTATACAATGACGATCAACACTGTTATTGGTAAAGATGTCACAGATGAACAGTTGGCACCTTATATCAAAGATGGCGGTATTCCTAACCAAGCAGATTTAAATTTTGGTAACGAGGGTGATGTGATCCATTCAGAAAAACCAAATGTGATCCCACCAGAAGAAACCCCCGACATTCATAAAGATGTTGAAAACAAGCAACATTTAGATCTATCAAAACGTGATCAAGCTTTTGATTGGTACGTAAACACGAAATTTGGAAATACGACTGCTTCTTGGACTCAAGCAAGCATTGTTGACCAAATCAACCCACTTCTTACAATCAACAGTGTAAAAGTAGCGGATGAATCAGGTAAAGATGTCACAGCAAACGGCACGTTGACCACAGATAAAAATAAAATCGTCTTCAGCATCAATAAAAAAGACGATAGCTTCACTTATCTTGCCGGTCATACGTATACGATGACCATCAATACAGTCATCGGTAAAGATGTGACAGATGAACAATTAGCACCATATATTAAAGACGGCGGCATCCCTAACCAAGCTGATTTAAACTTTGGGAATAAAGGAGATGTCATTCACTCAGAAATTCCAACAGTGACACCGCCAAAAGAAAATCAAGACATCCATAAAGATGTTGAGGACAAACAACACTTAGACCTAACAAATCGTGATCAAGCCTTTAATTGGCATGTGAATGCAGCGTTTGGAAATACGACTGCTTCTTGGACTCAAGCAAGCATCGTCGATCAAATCAATACTGTCTTCACAATCAACAGTGTCAAAGTCAAAGATGAAACAGGCAAAGATGTCACAGCAAACGGCACATTGACCACAGATAAAAACAAAATCGTCTTTGACATCAACAAAAAAGACGACAGCTTTACCTATCTTGCTGGTCACACGTATACGATGACGATCAACACGGTCATTGGCAAAGATGTGACAGACGAACAACTCGCCCCTTACATCAAAGACGGCGGTATTCCGAACCAAGCGGACTTGAACTTTGGGAATAAAGGGGATGTGATTCATTCTGAAAAACCAACAGTGATTCCTCCGAAGGAAAATCCAGATATCCATAAAGATATCGAAGAAAAGCAACATCTTGATTTAGCCAAAGGCGATCAAGCCTTTGATTGGCACGTAAATACGAAATTTGGTAACACGACCGCTTCTTGGACTCAAGCAAGCATCGTCGATCAAATCAACCCGTTACTTACGATCAACAATGTGAAAGTCAAAGATGAAACAGGTAAAGATGTCACAGAAAATGGGACATTAACCACAGATAAGAACAAAATCGTCTTTGATATCAATAAAAAAGATGATGGCTATACGTATCTTGCTGGACATACCTACACCATGACGATAACCACGGTCATCGGTAAAGATGTGACAGACGAGCAATTAGCCCCTTATATCAAAGATGGCGGCATTCCGAATCAAGCCGATCTAAACTTTGGCAATGAAGGCGACGTGATCCATTCAGAGATTCCTACAGTCACTCCTCCAAAAGAAGTGCCTGATATCCACAAAGATGTTGAAAACAAGCAACATGTAGATCTGACTAATCGCGATCAAGCCTTTGATTGGCATGTCAATACAAAATTTGGTAACACGACCGCTTCTTGGACTCAAGCAAGCATCGTCGATCAAATCAACCCACTTCTTACCATCAACAGCGTCAAAGTTGTAGATGAGAACGGCAAGGATGTCACAAAAAATGGTGTGATAACTACAGATAAAAACAAGATTGTCTTTAATATCCATAAAAAAGACGACAGCTTCACTTATCTTGCCGGTCATACCTATACCATGACGATCAATACGGTCATCGGTAAAGATGTGACAGATGAACAATTAGCCCCTTATATCAAAGACGGCGGTATTCCTAACCAAGCGGACTTGAACTTCGGCAACGAGGGTGATGTGATCCATTCGGAAGTTCCAACTGTTATTCCACCGAAAGAAGATCCAGACATCCATAAAGATGTAGAAGATAAGCAACACTTGGATTTGGCAAAACGCGATCAAGCCTTTGATTGGCACGTTAAAACAGCCTTTGGCAACACGACTGCCTCTTGGAAGCAAGCAAGCATCGTGGACCAAATCAACCCACTTCTTACCATCAACAAGGTGAAAGTCGTGGATGAAAACGGCAAAGACGTAACGGAAAATGGCAAGCTTACAACCGATAAAAATAAAATCGTCTTTGATATCAATAAAAAAGACGACAGCTTCACTTATCTTGCCGGTCATACCTACACAATGACCATCAACACAGTTATTGGTAAAGATGTGACAGATGAACAATTGGCCCCTTATATCAAAGATGGCGGCATTCCGAACCAAGCCGATTTGAACTTCGGCAATGACGGCGATGTCATCCATTCAGAAATTCCGACGGTTACTCCGCCAGAAGAAGTACCAGATATTCATAAAGACGTTGAAGACAAGCAACAGTTGACCTTAACAAACCGTGATCAAGACTTTAACTGGCATGTAAATGTCACATTCGGAAACACGACTGCTTCTTGGAAAGAAGCAAAAATCGTAGACCAAATTGATCCGCTGCTTACCATCAACAGCATCAAAGTATTTGATGAAAAAGGAAAAGATGTCACTTCAAACGGTGAGATTTCAACCGAAAGCAATAAAGTCGTCTTTAACGCAATCAAAAAAGATGGTAGCTTCGCTTACCTAGCCGGTCATACCTATACCATGACCATCAACACGGTCATCAGTAAAGACGTGACCAATGAACAGCTAGCTCCTTACATTAAAAATGGTGGGATTCCAAACCAAGCCGACTTAGTCTTTGGTAACGGAAAAGACGTCATCCATTCAGAAGTTCCAAAAGTGGTGCCTCCAAAAGACACACCTAAGGAACCTAAGACTCCAAGTAATGGATCGAATACACCGGGTAATGGAACAGGACGCAATTACGACCCAGATAACAGTGGAACACAGAAACATCTACCTCAAACAAATGATTTAGCTTCAAATCCACTTGTGATCATCGCTGGTTTAGTCCTTGTGGCTGCAGCTGTTTGGATCTCTATTTCTAGATATAAACTAAAGAAATAA
- a CDS encoding HdeD family acid-resistance protein → MKTFKLSYFVMGIVAIFVALLAFRNPELNLIAVVWMFALMAIVKGIFELFFRSKTKEFDGNKHTWIFILGIVDLLLGIFLVINIGAGLLALPYVFAFWFIFDSLMELMISSSFAGTTYYWFHLVLNILGIMIGFFLLFHPIIAALSLSYLVGIYFMISGILSIVYSFQNQ, encoded by the coding sequence ATGAAGACATTTAAGTTGAGTTATTTTGTAATGGGAATAGTGGCCATTTTCGTCGCTTTGTTAGCCTTTAGGAATCCAGAGTTGAATCTCATTGCGGTTGTTTGGATGTTTGCTTTAATGGCGATCGTCAAAGGTATTTTTGAATTGTTCTTTAGAAGTAAAACGAAGGAATTCGATGGAAATAAGCATACCTGGATTTTCATTTTGGGTATCGTTGATCTTTTATTGGGTATTTTTTTAGTGATAAATATTGGTGCAGGGCTTTTGGCATTGCCTTATGTCTTTGCCTTTTGGTTTATTTTTGACTCTTTGATGGAATTGATGATCTCTAGCTCTTTCGCAGGCACAACGTACTATTGGTTCCATCTTGTTTTAAATATTCTGGGTATAATGATTGGCTTCTTTTTACTATTTCATCCAATCATAGCCGCCTTGAGCCTTTCTTATTTAGTAGGAATTTATTTTATGATCAGCGGCATTTTATCAATTGTTTATTCATTTCAAAATCAATAA